The Mesobacillus jeotgali genome window below encodes:
- a CDS encoding M4 family metallopeptidase: MKKKFILPVVLSSAMLVGSIPVSSVLAQTADSSVAGSGQAFKEWNEKASVPLFVKERYSEKFSSSTASNALNYLKKNQDKTGIPHPDQNLKVKSTEKDQLGMTHVRFNQSVNGVNVEGAEVIVHFNKNNEIVSVNGRTNQTITADSVDTSASLSSDEALSAALASVNAPEELTYEPTSELVVLPFEGKNYTAFKVNVNFMGEEPGNWFVFVDAKTGEVIDKYNGLMHADEQTQKGAGKGVHGDHRELHITQVKEPNAGTKFALADYSHENLGGIVTYDAKNDYSSSNDTVYMGNSAAFISDYDRAAVDAHYNSEKVYDYFLNEHGRNSLDGNGMAIISRVHYGNNYNNASWNGRWMTYGDGDGKFMISLSAGLDVAAHEMTHGVISHSANLVYRNQSGALNESFADVFGALVDDSDWEMGEDIMAPEAKANGSTVLRSLSNPNGVIVSNEQRRAYSTNGGVYPDHMDEFYHMPTSVDGGGVHVNSSITNHAAYLIAQDLGREKLGKIYYRALTVYLTANSDFSDARQAIVQSAIDLYGEGSEEEAAANAGFDAVGIY; this comes from the coding sequence TTGAAGAAGAAGTTTATTTTACCTGTAGTTCTGTCGTCGGCAATGTTGGTAGGTTCTATACCTGTTAGCTCTGTGCTCGCACAGACAGCTGATTCAAGTGTGGCTGGCAGTGGACAAGCTTTCAAGGAGTGGAATGAGAAGGCAAGTGTTCCTTTGTTCGTGAAGGAGCGATATTCAGAGAAGTTCTCATCCAGCACAGCTTCTAATGCGTTGAATTATCTGAAGAAAAACCAGGACAAAACTGGAATTCCTCATCCTGATCAAAACCTCAAGGTAAAGAGCACTGAAAAAGATCAACTAGGTATGACTCACGTGCGCTTTAACCAATCTGTAAATGGTGTAAATGTTGAAGGAGCCGAGGTTATTGTTCATTTTAATAAGAATAATGAAATCGTGTCTGTCAACGGAAGAACCAATCAGACCATTACAGCAGATTCAGTCGACACAAGTGCGTCATTAAGCAGCGATGAAGCTTTGAGCGCGGCATTGGCTTCTGTCAATGCACCTGAGGAACTGACATACGAACCAACTTCCGAGCTTGTTGTCCTGCCTTTTGAAGGAAAGAATTACACAGCTTTTAAAGTGAATGTCAACTTCATGGGAGAGGAGCCTGGCAACTGGTTCGTTTTTGTGGATGCAAAAACGGGAGAGGTAATCGACAAGTACAATGGCTTAATGCATGCTGACGAACAAACGCAGAAAGGTGCAGGAAAAGGTGTACATGGCGACCACAGGGAACTGCATATTACGCAGGTAAAAGAGCCGAACGCCGGAACTAAATTTGCGTTAGCGGATTATTCTCATGAGAACCTTGGGGGCATCGTAACCTATGATGCTAAAAATGATTATAGCTCCAGCAACGATACGGTATATATGGGGAACTCGGCAGCATTTATCAGCGATTACGATCGGGCTGCTGTCGATGCGCACTATAATTCTGAAAAGGTATATGATTATTTCTTGAATGAACATGGCCGGAACTCCCTTGACGGGAATGGGATGGCGATCATATCCAGAGTCCACTATGGAAACAATTACAACAATGCTTCCTGGAATGGGCGCTGGATGACTTATGGCGATGGTGACGGAAAATTCATGATTTCCCTATCAGCTGGCCTTGATGTTGCAGCACATGAGATGACGCATGGTGTTATCTCTCATTCGGCGAATTTGGTTTATCGTAATCAATCTGGGGCACTAAACGAATCATTTGCCGATGTGTTTGGTGCGCTGGTTGACGACAGCGATTGGGAAATGGGCGAGGATATTATGGCACCGGAGGCTAAGGCTAACGGTTCAACCGTATTACGCAGCTTAAGCAATCCGAATGGTGTCATCGTCAGCAACGAGCAAAGAAGGGCATACAGTACGAATGGCGGAGTCTATCCAGACCACATGGACGAGTTTTATCATATGCCAACTTCGGTAGACGGCGGCGGAGTCCATGTTAACTCATCGATTACAAACCATGCCGCATACCTGATTGCTCAAGACCTTGGAAGAGAAAAATTAGGGAAGATTTATTATCGCGCGTTAACGGTTTACTTAACTGCGAATTCCGATTTTAGCGATGCACGACAGGCGATTGTCCAGTCTGCAATCGATCTTTATGGTGAAGGCAGCGAGGAAGAGGCGGCCGCTAACGCGGGATTTGATGCGGTCGGAATCTATTAA
- the sstT gene encoding serine/threonine transporter SstT: MKDLLKKLNQVSLVKQIIAGLVIGVVLALTIPELAKPVAILGSLFVGALKAVAPVLVLFLVMSAIVQHKRGQKTNMKTIISLYLLGTFAAGLIAVIASFMFPVSLKLTAGAEGMTPPGSVVEVLRTLLLNIVDNPVNAIINANYIGILAWAALIGFALKSAADSTKTVIGNLADAMAKIVAWVIKFAPLGIMGLVFESITTNGLSSLLGYGKLLAVLIGCMLVVALVVNPLIVFTLIRQNPYPLVFKCLKESGITAFFTRSSASNIPVNIKICEELGLDKDSYSVSIPLGATINMAGAAVTISVMTLAAVHTLGIQVDLPTAIILSVLAAISAAGASGVAGGSLLLIPLASSLFGIPNDVAMQVVAVGFIIGVLQDSFETALNSSTDVLFTAAVEFKKWREEGKVIQIKKAS; this comes from the coding sequence ATGAAAGATTTACTGAAGAAGTTGAATCAAGTAAGCCTGGTGAAACAGATTATTGCGGGTTTGGTAATTGGTGTGGTTCTCGCATTAACGATTCCTGAGCTTGCAAAGCCGGTTGCGATTTTAGGGTCTCTGTTTGTAGGTGCCCTGAAAGCAGTTGCCCCTGTATTAGTATTATTCTTGGTTATGTCGGCGATTGTCCAGCACAAACGCGGGCAGAAAACAAACATGAAAACGATTATTTCTTTATATCTTTTAGGGACGTTTGCAGCTGGACTTATTGCCGTTATTGCTAGTTTTATGTTCCCGGTGAGCCTGAAGCTTACTGCTGGTGCGGAGGGCATGACGCCTCCTGGAAGTGTGGTAGAGGTCTTAAGAACCTTGCTGCTCAACATTGTGGACAATCCAGTTAACGCTATTATAAATGCAAATTACATCGGTATTTTAGCCTGGGCAGCCCTGATCGGTTTTGCTCTGAAAAGTGCAGCTGATTCTACAAAGACGGTAATTGGGAACTTAGCCGATGCTATGGCCAAAATCGTTGCATGGGTGATCAAATTCGCGCCGCTGGGCATCATGGGTCTTGTATTTGAATCGATTACGACAAACGGATTAAGCTCTTTGCTTGGATATGGAAAATTGCTTGCCGTCCTGATCGGCTGCATGCTTGTTGTGGCCCTTGTCGTCAATCCACTCATCGTGTTCACTTTGATCAGGCAAAACCCATATCCGCTTGTATTTAAATGTTTAAAAGAAAGTGGCATTACTGCATTCTTTACACGCAGTTCCGCTTCTAATATCCCTGTAAATATTAAAATATGTGAAGAATTAGGACTGGATAAGGACTCCTATTCTGTTTCCATTCCTTTAGGAGCGACTATCAATATGGCTGGAGCAGCCGTTACAATCTCTGTTATGACACTCGCTGCGGTTCATACACTTGGAATTCAAGTGGATCTGCCGACTGCTATCATTCTAAGTGTATTGGCTGCGATCAGTGCTGCTGGTGCTTCAGGCGTTGCCGGCGGTTCTCTGTTGCTGATCCCGCTCGCATCCAGCTTGTTCGGCATCCCGAATGATGTCGCCATGCAAGTGGTTGCGGTAGGATTCATCATTGGTGTTTTACAAGACTCCTTTGAAACAGCCCTTAACTCATCCACAGACGTCCTCTTCACAGCCGCAGTCGAATTCAAGAAATGGCGTGAAGAAGGAAAGGTAATTCAAATTAAAAAGGCATCTTAA
- the katG gene encoding catalase/peroxidase HPI, translated as MDKDTAKVGKCPFTHGGATSQKTSGTTNRDWWPNQLQLNILHQHDRKSNPMGEDFNYSEEFNKLDYDALKQDLQDLMTTSQDWWPADYGHYGPLFIRMAWHSAGTYRIGDGRGGGGTGSQRFAPLNSWPDNGNLDKARRLLWPLKQKYGNKISWADLILLAGNVAIESMGGKTIGFGAGRPDIWHPEEDTYWGVESEWLGDKRYSGDRELENPLAAVQMGLIYVNPEGPNGKPDPLAAAKDIRETFARMGMNDEETVALIAGGHTFGKAHGAGDAAKVGPEPEASPIEEMGLGWKNAYGSGKGRDTITSGLEGAWTANPTQWDNGYFDLLFGYEWWLTKSPAGAYQWLAVDPAEKDLAPDAEDPSVKVPTMMLTTDIALRHDPAYEKISRRFHQNPDEFADAFAKAWFKLLHRDMGPKSRYKGPEVPEEDFVWQDPVPAVDYELTNEQVEKIKELILDSGLTIGELVTTAWASASTFRGSDFRGGANGARIRLAPQKDWEVNQPEQLSKVIGVLEDIQSRLDQKVSLADLIVLGGSAAIEKAAQDAGFDVTVPFAAGRGDATEEQTDAEGFAVLEPYADGFRNYQKKQYGVSPEELLLDKAQLLNLSAPEMTALIGGMRVLGTNHGGTKHGVFTDSVGTLTNDFFVNLLDMGVEWKPVDGVIYEGRDRKTGDLVRTATRVDLVFGSNSQLRAIAEVYAQDDNKEKFVRDFVAAWVKVMNADRFDLSEQARNTSELALKH; from the coding sequence ATGGACAAGGATACTGCAAAGGTTGGAAAATGCCCGTTTACACACGGGGGTGCTACTAGTCAGAAAACCAGCGGGACGACGAACCGGGACTGGTGGCCGAACCAGTTACAATTGAATATTCTCCATCAGCATGATCGCAAATCCAATCCTATGGGAGAAGATTTTAATTATAGTGAAGAATTTAATAAGCTGGATTATGATGCTCTGAAACAGGACTTGCAAGACCTTATGACAACAAGCCAGGACTGGTGGCCGGCTGACTATGGACATTATGGGCCATTATTCATCCGGATGGCCTGGCACTCGGCAGGCACTTATCGTATTGGCGATGGCCGGGGCGGCGGCGGAACGGGTTCGCAGCGTTTTGCGCCGCTTAACAGCTGGCCTGATAACGGCAACCTTGATAAGGCTCGCCGACTGCTATGGCCGCTAAAGCAGAAGTATGGAAACAAGATTTCCTGGGCTGATTTGATTTTGCTGGCAGGCAATGTGGCCATTGAGTCGATGGGCGGCAAGACAATCGGTTTTGGTGCAGGAAGGCCGGATATTTGGCATCCTGAAGAAGACACATACTGGGGTGTTGAATCAGAATGGCTTGGCGATAAACGGTACAGTGGCGATCGCGAGTTAGAGAATCCGCTTGCTGCAGTGCAAATGGGTCTTATTTATGTGAATCCTGAAGGGCCGAATGGCAAGCCGGATCCACTGGCAGCAGCTAAGGACATTCGCGAAACCTTTGCGCGGATGGGCATGAACGATGAAGAGACAGTAGCCCTGATCGCTGGCGGCCATACTTTTGGAAAAGCCCACGGAGCAGGGGACGCGGCCAAGGTTGGTCCGGAACCTGAGGCTTCTCCGATTGAAGAAATGGGCTTAGGCTGGAAAAATGCATATGGCAGCGGCAAGGGACGTGATACGATCACGAGCGGCCTGGAAGGAGCCTGGACGGCAAATCCGACACAGTGGGATAATGGCTACTTTGATTTATTATTTGGTTACGAATGGTGGCTGACGAAGAGTCCGGCAGGTGCTTATCAGTGGCTGGCCGTAGATCCAGCGGAGAAGGATCTTGCACCAGATGCGGAAGATCCTTCTGTAAAAGTCCCAACCATGATGCTCACAACCGATATTGCGTTGCGCCATGATCCTGCATACGAAAAAATCTCCCGCCGATTCCATCAGAATCCGGATGAGTTTGCGGATGCATTTGCGAAAGCGTGGTTCAAATTATTGCATCGTGATATGGGCCCTAAATCAAGGTATAAAGGTCCAGAAGTGCCTGAGGAAGACTTTGTCTGGCAGGATCCTGTTCCGGCTGTCGATTATGAATTAACGAATGAACAAGTAGAAAAGATCAAGGAGTTGATCCTGGACTCCGGGCTTACAATCGGCGAGTTGGTTACGACTGCATGGGCTTCTGCAAGTACCTTCCGCGGCTCTGATTTCCGCGGTGGAGCGAATGGGGCTCGAATCCGTCTGGCTCCGCAAAAGGATTGGGAAGTGAATCAGCCGGAACAGCTTTCAAAGGTGATTGGTGTACTTGAAGACATTCAAAGCCGACTGGACCAGAAAGTCAGTCTTGCCGACTTGATTGTGCTTGGCGGAAGTGCTGCTATCGAGAAAGCTGCTCAAGATGCAGGCTTTGATGTAACCGTTCCTTTTGCTGCTGGCCGTGGGGATGCGACAGAAGAACAGACTGATGCAGAGGGTTTTGCGGTGCTGGAGCCTTATGCCGACGGTTTCCGCAACTATCAAAAGAAACAGTATGGTGTGAGTCCGGAAGAGCTTTTGCTGGACAAGGCGCAGTTATTGAACCTAAGTGCACCGGAAATGACAGCATTGATTGGCGGCATGCGCGTTCTTGGTACGAACCATGGCGGCACTAAACACGGCGTATTTACTGACTCCGTCGGCACACTGACGAATGATTTCTTTGTGAATCTGCTGGATATGGGAGTGGAATGGAAGCCAGTAGACGGTGTCATATATGAAGGACGTGACCGTAAGACAGGTGACCTTGTTCGAACAGCCACCAGAGTCGACCTCGTTTTCGGTTCCAACTCACAGCTGCGTGCGATTGCCGAAGTGTATGCGCAGGATGATAACAAAGAGAAATTTGTGCGCGACTTTGTTGCTGCATGGGTCAAGGTCATGAATGCAGACCGTTTTGACCTGAGTGAACAGGCTCGCAATACTTCGGAACTGGCGTTGAAGCATTAA
- a CDS encoding L-lactate permease — protein MLLLIALSAIIAPFLFLVIMRMPAAKGMTLSALIVILLALTAWGMEGQVVLASIFQGVHKTLTILWILFGALVLLNTLRNTGAVVRINQGFQSISGDMRVQVIIVAFLFGSLIEGAAGFGTPAMVTGPLMLALGFQPIAAATIALIADSTAVMFGAVGTPVAVGLSNIPGADTPFFHDIAVTVTSLDLLAGSFIPFVLMVVLTVFFGSGIKDALPMLPWTLMIGFVYTGSAFLVASLFGHEFVSILASLITLAVATVTAKKGFLLPKTEWKAAMRKDFVVSTEKSKMGIVTAWSPYVVVVLLLLLTRIVPALKEFTRTTIDFTWSNILGVEGVTSAWEFLYSPGTILTAAAVLAFLFQRKSYQTFANASKESLSTMKMTSISLIATLSMVQVFVNSGLNLNELISMPQYIAESFASSLGSVWIFVAPFLGELGAFITGSATVSTLTFSPIQFNVADSVGLESNIVLAVQLIGAAAGNMICVHNVVAASAVVGVSGKEGEIIRKTLAPAIFYGILAGVSGFIFLNLL, from the coding sequence ATGTTATTGCTGATTGCGTTAAGTGCGATTATCGCTCCGTTTTTATTCCTGGTGATTATGCGGATGCCTGCAGCGAAGGGGATGACGTTGAGTGCATTGATCGTCATTTTGTTAGCGCTTACTGCCTGGGGGATGGAAGGGCAAGTGGTGCTGGCATCGATTTTTCAAGGGGTACATAAAACGTTGACGATTCTTTGGATTTTATTTGGTGCTTTGGTGTTATTGAACACGCTTCGAAATACGGGAGCGGTTGTGAGGATTAATCAGGGTTTTCAAAGCATTTCTGGTGACATGAGGGTGCAGGTCATCATCGTTGCCTTTTTATTCGGTTCACTTATTGAAGGAGCTGCAGGATTTGGAACACCTGCGATGGTAACCGGCCCTTTGATGCTTGCTTTAGGTTTCCAGCCAATTGCGGCTGCAACGATTGCATTGATTGCTGATAGTACCGCTGTTATGTTTGGGGCGGTGGGGACGCCGGTGGCTGTTGGATTGAGCAATATTCCGGGTGCCGATACGCCATTTTTTCATGATATTGCGGTAACAGTGACAAGTCTTGATCTGTTAGCAGGTTCGTTTATTCCATTCGTTTTAATGGTTGTTTTAACGGTATTCTTTGGAAGCGGTATCAAAGATGCGTTGCCGATGCTTCCATGGACGCTGATGATTGGGTTCGTTTATACAGGCAGTGCGTTCCTGGTAGCAAGTCTTTTTGGACATGAATTTGTTTCGATTCTTGCCTCGCTCATCACATTGGCGGTGGCGACTGTGACTGCTAAGAAAGGTTTCTTGCTTCCGAAAACAGAATGGAAAGCAGCAATGCGTAAAGACTTTGTTGTTTCGACTGAAAAGTCAAAGATGGGTATTGTGACAGCCTGGTCGCCATATGTTGTTGTCGTTCTTTTATTGCTGCTTACAAGGATTGTTCCTGCTCTGAAAGAGTTTACGAGAACAACCATCGACTTTACCTGGAGCAATATTTTAGGTGTTGAGGGCGTGACATCTGCATGGGAATTCTTGTACTCCCCAGGCACCATCCTAACTGCTGCAGCGGTTTTAGCGTTCTTATTCCAGCGAAAATCGTACCAGACCTTTGCTAATGCATCGAAGGAGTCATTATCAACGATGAAGATGACATCGATTTCATTGATTGCGACTCTATCAATGGTGCAAGTATTTGTTAACTCAGGATTGAACCTGAATGAATTGATCAGCATGCCGCAGTATATTGCGGAATCCTTCGCAAGCTCGTTGGGCTCGGTATGGATTTTCGTTGCCCCATTCCTTGGCGAGCTAGGGGCGTTCATTACTGGAAGTGCAACAGTTTCCACGCTTACGTTTTCGCCGATTCAATTCAATGTCGCTGATTCCGTTGGCCTCGAGTCGAATATCGTGCTGGCCGTCCAGCTCATTGGGGCAGCTGCAGGAAATATGATTTGTGTGCATAACGTCGTTGCGGCAAGTGCAGTTGTTGGGGTTTCCGGCAAAGAAGGCGAGATCATTCGTAAAACATTAGCGCCTGCGATTTTCTATGGAATCCTTGCTGGAGTTTCTGGGTTTATCTTTTTAAACCTTCTATAG
- a CDS encoding FadR/GntR family transcriptional regulator — MPYKRVKVKKVYEQVADSIIELIKTGELKPGDKLDSVEKLARSFDVGSSTIREALSGLRTMGLVTMRQGEGTFVNSFDPSKFQLPVTSAFLMKLEDVKELYEVRKILESGTAAHAAAVHQEEDLLAIEKALIVMEHANGNEELASTADLDFHVAIANATHNKLLINLMGSVSALNAQTIQETRKVLLYSDNIVDDLHFEHRRIFEAIKNRQPDEARQAMFEHLQKVQDRLFRCIE, encoded by the coding sequence ATGCCATATAAAAGAGTGAAAGTGAAAAAGGTTTATGAACAAGTTGCTGACTCAATTATTGAGTTGATAAAAACGGGTGAGTTAAAACCCGGTGATAAATTAGATTCAGTTGAAAAGCTGGCAAGAAGCTTTGACGTAGGGAGCTCTACGATTCGGGAAGCATTAAGTGGCCTAAGGACAATGGGACTTGTGACAATGCGGCAGGGCGAGGGGACGTTTGTGAATTCTTTTGACCCGTCGAAATTCCAATTGCCTGTTACCAGCGCTTTCTTGATGAAGCTTGAAGATGTGAAGGAACTGTATGAGGTTCGAAAGATTCTGGAAAGCGGCACTGCGGCTCATGCCGCTGCTGTGCACCAGGAGGAAGATTTGCTGGCGATTGAAAAAGCATTGATCGTGATGGAGCATGCCAATGGAAATGAAGAGCTGGCTTCGACAGCAGATTTGGATTTCCACGTTGCCATCGCCAATGCGACGCATAACAAATTATTGATCAATCTGATGGGCAGCGTCTCGGCGCTGAATGCACAAACCATTCAGGAAACCCGGAAGGTGCTCCTGTATTCAGACAATATTGTTGATGACCTGCATTTCGAGCATCGACGGATTTTTGAAGCAATAAAAAATCGACAGCCAGATGAAGCGCGCCAAGCTATGTTTGAGCATTTACAGAAAGTGCAGGATCGGCTTTTTAGATGCATTGAGTAA
- a CDS encoding (Fe-S)-binding protein, with the protein MKVSLFSTCLSDILFADVAKNTLEILERVGCEVDYPMEQTCCGQPAYNSGYLEEAKAAMRQMMKAFRHSEYVVGPSGSCVSMLKEYPHIFKGDPEWEEEAKVFAAKCYEITEFLVDVMGIIDLGSTFKGRVTFHSSCHMKRLLGVKEQPKILLRNVKGVELVDLPWEEDCCGFGGTFAVKNPVISQEMVSEKSRHVSETQAEYLVGADMGCLMNIGGRMEREGKKVKIIHITEILNTH; encoded by the coding sequence ATGAAAGTATCCTTATTTAGTACGTGTCTTAGCGATATCCTCTTTGCGGATGTGGCGAAAAATACGCTTGAAATCCTTGAAAGAGTTGGATGTGAAGTGGACTATCCGATGGAACAGACATGCTGTGGACAGCCTGCCTACAACAGCGGGTATCTGGAAGAGGCAAAAGCTGCGATGAGGCAAATGATGAAGGCCTTCCGTCATTCAGAATATGTAGTTGGGCCATCAGGCTCCTGCGTGAGCATGCTTAAGGAATATCCGCATATTTTTAAAGGGGACCCTGAGTGGGAAGAAGAAGCGAAGGTCTTTGCTGCTAAATGCTATGAAATTACCGAGTTCCTCGTGGATGTAATGGGCATTATCGATTTGGGCTCTACTTTTAAAGGAAGAGTGACATTCCATTCCTCCTGCCATATGAAACGCCTCCTTGGGGTAAAAGAACAGCCGAAAATCCTGCTGCGCAATGTGAAGGGTGTTGAGCTTGTCGATTTGCCATGGGAAGAGGATTGCTGCGGCTTTGGCGGAACGTTTGCCGTGAAAAACCCGGTCATTTCACAGGAAATGGTCAGTGAAAAGTCACGCCATGTATCAGAGACCCAAGCGGAGTATCTGGTTGGCGCTGATATGGGCTGCTTGATGAATATTGGCGGACGCATGGAGCGTGAAGGCAAAAAGGTAAAGATCATCCATATCACAGAAATTTTAAATACACATTAA
- a CDS encoding LutB/LldF family L-lactate oxidation iron-sulfur protein, with translation MSIKIGEVPYKERIQTGIKDDFMRQAVSSAQGRFRTGRLTQAAELGNWEDWRNLGEEIRTHTLENLDYYLQQLSEQVSRRGGHVFFAETAEEANQYVKSIIQKKEAKKVVKAKSMVTEEIGLNKALEEVGAEVVESDLGEWILQLDEDPPSHIVTPALHKNKQQIRETFAKKKGYTGSDTPEELAAFAREQLRQDFLSADVGVTGCNFAIAESGSITLVTNEGNAEMVTSLPDTVITVMGMERIVPTWEEMEVLVSLLTRAAVGQKLTSYITAITGARLEQEVDSPEEFHLVIVDNGRSKILGTEFQSALHCIRCAACINACPVYRHIGGHAYNSIYPGPIGAVITPLLEGYDDHKELPYASTLCAACTEACPVKIPLHEHLIRHRQIIVEKEKKAPTAEKLMMKGFAAWASNPAIYNMSAKMAKPALGPWTKDGMIENGPGPLKAWTEVRDFYAPQGQSFRSWFKQRQKDGESK, from the coding sequence ATGAGCATCAAAATTGGTGAGGTTCCTTATAAAGAGCGAATCCAAACAGGGATCAAAGATGATTTTATGCGGCAGGCTGTTTCCTCCGCGCAGGGTAGATTCCGCACTGGCCGGCTCACACAGGCTGCCGAGCTTGGGAACTGGGAGGACTGGCGCAATTTAGGCGAGGAAATCCGTACCCATACCCTGGAAAACCTTGACTACTATCTGCAGCAATTGAGTGAACAAGTATCACGACGCGGCGGCCATGTATTTTTCGCCGAGACAGCAGAAGAAGCGAACCAGTATGTGAAAAGCATCATCCAAAAGAAGGAAGCGAAAAAAGTCGTCAAGGCGAAATCGATGGTCACCGAGGAAATCGGCTTGAATAAGGCGCTTGAGGAAGTTGGCGCGGAAGTGGTTGAATCCGATCTTGGTGAGTGGATCCTGCAATTGGATGAAGATCCGCCATCGCATATCGTGACCCCTGCGCTTCATAAAAACAAGCAGCAGATCCGCGAAACGTTCGCGAAGAAAAAAGGCTATACCGGGTCTGACACGCCGGAAGAATTGGCCGCATTTGCCCGTGAGCAGCTGCGCCAGGACTTTTTATCAGCCGATGTCGGTGTGACAGGCTGCAACTTTGCGATTGCAGAGTCTGGATCGATCACGCTGGTCACAAATGAAGGGAACGCCGAGATGGTGACGAGCCTTCCGGATACCGTGATCACGGTAATGGGTATGGAACGGATCGTGCCGACATGGGAGGAAATGGAGGTCCTGGTCAGCCTGCTGACACGGGCAGCTGTTGGCCAGAAACTGACGAGCTATATCACGGCGATTACCGGTGCCCGCCTTGAGCAGGAAGTGGATAGTCCTGAGGAATTCCATTTGGTGATTGTCGACAACGGCCGCTCCAAGATCCTTGGAACCGAGTTTCAGTCGGCACTGCATTGCATTCGCTGTGCGGCCTGCATCAATGCGTGTCCGGTTTACCGCCATATCGGGGGACATGCGTATAACTCGATTTATCCAGGTCCAATCGGTGCGGTGATCACGCCGCTATTGGAAGGGTATGATGACCATAAAGAGCTTCCGTATGCATCGACATTGTGCGCGGCTTGTACCGAAGCCTGTCCTGTTAAAATTCCGTTGCATGAGCATTTGATCCGCCATCGCCAAATCATCGTCGAGAAAGAAAAGAAAGCCCCGACGGCTGAAAAATTAATGATGAAAGGTTTTGCGGCATGGGCTTCTAATCCGGCAATTTATAATATGAGTGCAAAAATGGCTAAACCGGCGCTTGGGCCATGGACGAAAGACGGAATGATTGAAAATGGACCAGGGCCACTGAAGGCGTGGACCGAAGTCCGTGATTTTTACGCTCCACAGGGACAATCGTTCCGTTCGTGGTTCAAGCAAAGACAGAAGGACGGTGAATCCAAATGA
- a CDS encoding lactate utilization protein C: MSIQNREAFLDKLASRLGRERRTEGVERPQWSVTPQDEVFKGMSQDELVEVLEKHCKVIHTTFKRTDRVGLTEVLNETLKAYEGKAIVTSNDARHQEYGITKFFEEQGDRVDVHVWDPALGKENQKIAERADVGLVFSDITLAESGTVTLFNTKDNGRSISLLPRTFIAIIPKSTLVPRMTQAARHIHQAQAGGEDVPSYVSFITGPSNSADIEMNLIVGVHGPVKATYIVVD; this comes from the coding sequence ATGAGCATCCAAAATCGAGAAGCCTTTTTAGATAAACTGGCATCAAGACTTGGCCGGGAGCGGCGGACAGAAGGTGTGGAGCGGCCACAATGGAGCGTTACTCCCCAGGACGAAGTGTTCAAAGGCATGAGCCAGGATGAACTTGTCGAAGTGCTCGAAAAACACTGCAAGGTCATCCATACCACTTTTAAACGGACAGATCGTGTCGGACTGACAGAAGTGTTGAACGAAACGCTTAAGGCCTATGAAGGCAAAGCGATCGTCACATCGAATGATGCCCGCCATCAAGAGTATGGGATCACAAAGTTTTTCGAAGAACAGGGAGACCGCGTGGATGTCCATGTTTGGGATCCAGCGCTTGGCAAAGAAAATCAAAAGATCGCGGAACGAGCGGATGTCGGTCTTGTGTTCAGTGATATCACACTAGCCGAGTCGGGAACCGTGACATTGTTCAATACAAAAGACAATGGGCGTTCCATCAGCCTGCTGCCGCGTACCTTCATTGCCATCATTCCAAAAAGCACCCTCGTGCCGCGAATGACACAGGCAGCCAGACATATTCATCAAGCTCAGGCCGGCGGCGAAGATGTACCATCCTATGTCAGCTTCATCACCGGACCAAGCAACAGTGCCGACATCGAGATGAACCTGATCGTCGGTGTGCATGGACCAGTGAAAGCCACATATATTGTCGTGGATTAA
- a CDS encoding acyl-CoA thioesterase, translated as MEGLSTNVSRTFQNVLVLPPDTNHLGTIFGGTVLAYIDEIAAIAAMKHSRTAVVTASIDSVNFLSSAVVGDILTLEAMVISTGRTSMEVFVKVESENLKTCKKTLTTTSILTMVAKDENGTPIPVARVIPENAEEWELFNTADMRRQHRLEKRKSNQAGGIDDEQSS; from the coding sequence ATGGAAGGATTATCAACAAATGTGTCGAGGACTTTTCAGAATGTGCTGGTGCTGCCGCCGGACACAAACCATCTTGGAACGATTTTTGGCGGAACGGTATTGGCTTATATTGATGAAATCGCGGCAATTGCGGCGATGAAGCACAGCAGAACGGCAGTCGTCACGGCCTCGATTGACTCAGTTAATTTCCTGTCTTCCGCAGTAGTGGGCGATATATTGACCCTGGAAGCAATGGTGATTTCGACAGGCAGAACATCAATGGAAGTGTTCGTGAAAGTAGAAAGCGAAAACTTGAAAACTTGTAAAAAGACTTTGACGACCACCTCGATTTTAACCATGGTCGCTAAGGATGAAAATGGCACTCCAATTCCGGTGGCAAGGGTGATTCCGGAGAATGCTGAGGAATGGGAGCTGTTCAACACGGCCGATATGAGAAGGCAGCACAGGCTGGAAAAAAGGAAAAGTAATCAAGCTGGAGGAATAGACGATGAGCAATCAAGTTAA